Below is a genomic region from Sphingopyxis terrae subsp. terrae NBRC 15098.
ATGACCAAAGGCAAGACCACGCCCGACGGGCTGTTCACGCTGACGGAGGTCGAGTGCATGGGCACCTGCACCAACGCGCCGATGGTCCAGATCAACGACGATAATTACGAAGATCTCGACTATGACAGCATGACCCGCATCCTCGAGGATCTGGCGGCGGGCAAACAGCCCAAGACCGGCACCCAGAATGCGCAGCGTCATACGAGCGACCCCGAAGGCGGCCCGACGACCCTGAAGGACATGGTCAAGGCCAATCACGACTATCGGAAGGAATGGTGATGACCCAGAAGGACATCATCACGATCCTCGCGATCATCGGCGCGCTTGTCGTACTCGGTTTCGTGCTGCGCGTGACCTTTGTGCTGATCGGTCCGCTGCTGATCCTCGCGCTCGGTTACGTCATTTACACGATGATGAAAAACAAGGGTGGGACCAACTGATGCTCGCCGACAAGGACCGCATCTTTACCAATCTCTATGGCTATCAGCCGTGGAACCTGAAAGCCGCGGAGGCGCGCGGCGATTGGGACAAGACCAAGGATCTGATGACTCGCGGCCAGGACGCGATCATCGAGGAGATCAAGGCGTCTGGCCTGCGCGGCCGTGGCGGCGCGGGCTTCCCGACCGGCCTGAAATGGTCGTTCATGCCGAAGGAACCGCGCGCCGACCGCCCGAGCTTCCTCGTCATCAACGCCGACGAATCCGAACCCGGCTCGTGCAAGGACCGTGAGATCATCCGCCACGATCCGCACAAGCTGATCGAGGGCGCGCTGATCGCGGGCTATGCGATGCGTGCGCGCGCTGCGTACATCTACATTCGCGGCGAGTTCATCCGTGAGGCCGAGACACTCTTCGCGGCGGTGCAGGAGGCCTATGACGCCGGCCTGCTCGGCAAGAATGCGGCGAAGTCGGGCTATGATTTCGACGTCTTCGTCCATCGCGGCGCCGGCGCGTACATCTGCGGCGAAGAAACCGCGATGATCGAAAGCCTGGAAGGCAAGAAGGGCCAGCCGCGCCTGAAGCCTCCGTTTCCGGCGGGGGCGGGCCTCTACGGCTGCCCGACGACGGTCAACAATGTCGAAAGCATCGCGGTCGTCCCGACGATCCTGCGCCGCGGCGCGGCGTGGTTCTCCAGTTTCGGGCGCGAGAATAACAAGGGCACCAAGCTCTTCCAGATCTCGGGCCATGTCGAACGCCCGTGCGTCGTCGAGGAAGAGATGGGCATCCCGTTCCGCGACCTCATCGAAAAGCATTGCGGCGGCATAAGAGGCGGCTGGGACAATCTGCTCGCGGTGATCCCCGGCGGTTCATCGGTGCCGCTCGTCCCGGCGGCGCAGATCATGGACGCGCCGATGGATTTCGACGGCCTCAAGGAACTCGGCTCGGGCCTCGGCACCGCCGCCGCGATCGTGATGGACAAGTCGACCGACGTCGTTCAGGCGATCAGCCGTATCAGCTATTTCTACAAGCATGAAAGCTGCGGCCAGTGCACGCCGTGCCGCGAAGGCACCGGCTGGATGTGGCGCGTGATGGAGCGGCTGCGCACCGGCGACGCCGACATTAGCGAGATCGATACGTTATTCGACGTGACCAAGCAGGTCGAAGGCCACACCATCTGCGCGCTCGGCGATGCGGCGGCGTGGCCGATCCAGGGCCTGATCCGCCACTTCCGCCCCGAACTCGAACGCCGCATTCGCGAAAATGGCGGCGCGCTGGAGGGAGCCGAATAATGCCTAAAGTTACCGTAGATGGCGTAGAAATCGACGTGCCGCAGGGCGCCACCGTTCTGCAGGCGTGCGAGATGGCGGGGAAGGAAATTCCGCGCTTCTGCTACCATGAACGCCTGTCGATCGCCGGCAATTGCCGCATGTGCCTCGTCGAAGTGTCGCCCGGCCCGCCGAAGCCGCAGGCGTCGTGCGCGCTGCCGACCGCCGAAGGGCAGGTGATCAAGACCGACAGCCCGATGGTGAAAAAGGCGCGCGAAGGGGTGATGGAGTTTCTGCTCATCAACCACCCGCTCGACTGCCCGATCTGCGATCAGGGCGGCGAATGCGACCTGCAGGACCAGTCGGTCGCCTATGGCCGCGGTGCGTCGCGCTATGACGAGAACAAGCGCGCGGTGACCGAGAAATATATGGGGCCGATCGTCAAGACGGTGATGACGCGCTGCATCCAGTGCACGCGCTGCGTCCGCTTTGCCGAGGAAGTCGCCGGGGTCGAGGATATCGGCGCGATCTATCGCGGCGAGAATATGCAGATCACCAGCTATCTCGAGCGTGCCGTCGCGAGCGAGCTGTCCGGCAATGTCGTCGACCTCTGTCCGGTCGGCGCGCTGACCAGCAAGCCCTATGCGTTCGAGGCGCGTCCGTGGGAGCTGACCAAGACGCTGGGCATCGACATGATGGACGCGGTCGGCACCAATGTCCGTATCGACAGCCGCGGCCGCCAGGTGCTGCGCGTGCTGCCGCGCGTCAACGAGGATGTGAACGAGGAATGGGCGAGCGACAAGACGCGCCACCATGTCGATGGCCTGATGCGCCGCCGCCTCGACCGCCCCTATGTGCGCAAGGATGGCAGGCTCGTCGAGGCGAGCTGGGCCGAAGCCTTTGCCGCGATCAAGGCGGTGAACGCCGGCAAGTCGGTCGCGGCGATCGCCGGCGACATGGCCGATTGCGAGACGATGTTCGCCGCGAAGGCACTGGTGAATGCGCTCGGCTCCGACCTGCTCGAAGGGCGCCAGACGGGCCTCGCCTATGACGTCACCAGCCTGTCGGCGGTTAATTTCAATACCACGATTGCGCAGGCCGAAAATGCCGACGTGATCCTGCTCGTCGGCACCAATCTGCGCTGGGAAGCGCCGCTCATCAACACGCGCGTCCGCAAGGCGGTGTGGAAGAAGGGCGCAAAGGTTTTCGGCATCGGGCCCGAAGTCGATCTCACCTACAAGACCGAATGGCTCGGCGACGATGCCTCGCTGGTCGCGAAACTGCCCAAGGCGGCGATGGATGCGCTCAAGGGCGCCGAGCGGCCGATGCTGGTATTCGGCGGCGGCGCGCTGTCGGTGCCGGGCGTCCATGGCGCCGCGCTGGCGCTCGCCAAGAGCGTCGATGCGGTCAAGGACGGCTGGAACGGCTTCAACGTCGTCCATTTCTCGGCCGCGCGCATGGGGGCCTTGATGCTAGGCTACGCACAGCCGGGCGGGATCAAGGACATCATCGCCGCCAAGCCCAAGCTGACCTTCTTCCTGGGCGCCGACGAGGTCGATTTCGCGGCCTTCGACAAGAGCTTCAAAGTCTATGTCGGCCATCATGGCGACAAGGGCGCGCATGCCGCCGACGTCATCCTGCCGGCCGCGGCCTGGACCGAAAAGGACTTCACGACGGTCAACACCGAAGGCCGCGTCCAGCGCAGCGAGAAAGCAGTGTTCGCGCCGGGTGACGCGCGCGAGGACTGGAGCATCTTCCGCGCGCTCGCCGATGCGCTCGGCGTCAGCGTCGGCTTCGACAGCTTCGACGAATGTCGCGCGGCGATGATCGCGGCGGTTCCGGCGCTGGGCGTCGAGGGTCTGGCAGATTACGGCTGGTCGGTGCCCAAGCTCGACGCGAAGCCCGAGGCGCGTGCGATCCCGTCGCCGATCAAGGATTTCTACCTCACCAACGCCATCTGCCGCGCATCGCCGACGATGGAGCGCTGCTCGGCCGAACTGCTGCATGGCGCGGATTATGCGGAGGCCGCGGAATGACCGAGTTTTTCCAAAGCCTGGGCATGTCCTATGAATGGGCGTGGGGCATCGCCACGATCTGCGGTATTCTGCTCATCGCGCTGCCGTTGATGCTCGCGGTGGCTATGATCATCTATGCCGACCGCAAGATCTGGGCCGCGATCGCGCTGCGCCGCGGTCCCAACGTCGTCGGTCCCTTCGGA
It encodes:
- the nuoF gene encoding NADH-quinone oxidoreductase subunit NuoF, translating into MLADKDRIFTNLYGYQPWNLKAAEARGDWDKTKDLMTRGQDAIIEEIKASGLRGRGGAGFPTGLKWSFMPKEPRADRPSFLVINADESEPGSCKDREIIRHDPHKLIEGALIAGYAMRARAAYIYIRGEFIREAETLFAAVQEAYDAGLLGKNAAKSGYDFDVFVHRGAGAYICGEETAMIESLEGKKGQPRLKPPFPAGAGLYGCPTTVNNVESIAVVPTILRRGAAWFSSFGRENNKGTKLFQISGHVERPCVVEEEMGIPFRDLIEKHCGGIRGGWDNLLAVIPGGSSVPLVPAAQIMDAPMDFDGLKELGSGLGTAAAIVMDKSTDVVQAISRISYFYKHESCGQCTPCREGTGWMWRVMERLRTGDADISEIDTLFDVTKQVEGHTICALGDAAAWPIQGLIRHFRPELERRIRENGGALEGAE
- the nuoG gene encoding NADH-quinone oxidoreductase subunit NuoG, with the translated sequence MPKVTVDGVEIDVPQGATVLQACEMAGKEIPRFCYHERLSIAGNCRMCLVEVSPGPPKPQASCALPTAEGQVIKTDSPMVKKAREGVMEFLLINHPLDCPICDQGGECDLQDQSVAYGRGASRYDENKRAVTEKYMGPIVKTVMTRCIQCTRCVRFAEEVAGVEDIGAIYRGENMQITSYLERAVASELSGNVVDLCPVGALTSKPYAFEARPWELTKTLGIDMMDAVGTNVRIDSRGRQVLRVLPRVNEDVNEEWASDKTRHHVDGLMRRRLDRPYVRKDGRLVEASWAEAFAAIKAVNAGKSVAAIAGDMADCETMFAAKALVNALGSDLLEGRQTGLAYDVTSLSAVNFNTTIAQAENADVILLVGTNLRWEAPLINTRVRKAVWKKGAKVFGIGPEVDLTYKTEWLGDDASLVAKLPKAAMDALKGAERPMLVFGGGALSVPGVHGAALALAKSVDAVKDGWNGFNVVHFSAARMGALMLGYAQPGGIKDIIAAKPKLTFFLGADEVDFAAFDKSFKVYVGHHGDKGAHAADVILPAAAWTEKDFTTVNTEGRVQRSEKAVFAPGDAREDWSIFRALADALGVSVGFDSFDECRAAMIAAVPALGVEGLADYGWSVPKLDAKPEARAIPSPIKDFYLTNAICRASPTMERCSAELLHGADYAEAAE